The window GAAGGACCTCACGCGGGGCCAGCGTGCCTCGCTCGAGGACTTCCGCGACCTGTTCGACGGCCTCGACGTCGACGAGTCCGTGCGCGAGGAACTGCGCGCGCTCACGCCGGCCGGGTACGTCGGGCTGGGTGACGAGCTGGTGGACGACCTCGAGGACTGACCGCGTCGCGCTACCGCCGGCGGCGCGGTCGCCCGCGGTGACGGCGCGTGAGGAATTGTACCGCTGGACACGGGGAAAGATTATCGCCCGAGCGCGCCAATCTACGCCGTGTGTTCCCCCGATACTGCCACCGACAAGTCCAGGGCCTCAGCGCTGGCTGTGGTGGTCGGTGCGGCACTCCTCCTCGGGGGGGTCGTCGTGGCGGTGCTGTTCGGCGACCGGCTCCTGGCGCTGTCCGACCCCGACGTTCTGGCGACTATCGTCCGTGATGCGGGTCCGGCGGCGCCGGTCGTGTTCGTCCTCGTGCAGATCACACAGGTCGTCGTCGCACCCATCCCCTCCCCGGCGGTGGCGCTCCTGGGTGGGTTCCTGTTCGGTCCGGTCATCGGGTCACTGCTCTCGGTCGTGGGAGTCACGGTGGGGTCGGCGCTGGCGTTCTGGCTGGCCCGCCGGTTCGGGCGGGCGGCCGTCGAGCGGTTCGTCCCCGCGGGCGCCATCGTGCGTTTCGACGCGCTGACCGCCCGGCGTGGGCAGGTGGGGCTGTTCCTCGCGTTCCTCGTCCCCGGGTTCCCCGACGACGCGCTCTGTTTCGTCGGCGGGCTGA of the Haloglomus salinum genome contains:
- a CDS encoding TVP38/TMEM64 family protein → MVGAALLLGGVVVAVLFGDRLLALSDPDVLATIVRDAGPAAPVVFVLVQITQVVVAPIPSPAVALLGGFLFGPVIGSLLSVVGVTVGSALAFWLARRFGRAAVERFVPAGAIVRFDALTARRGQVGLFLAFLVPGFPDDALCFVGGLTAIPLRRLVAIAVLGRTPTILALSLVGAGIADGDAALVVGLGGTVVALSLLGYLMRHRVFGDPGAPVSSVTETTESGIEASDSR